One Mya arenaria isolate MELC-2E11 chromosome 5, ASM2691426v1 genomic window carries:
- the LOC128235370 gene encoding uncharacterized protein LOC128235370: MDRDPENKALMSLRLARVMDDIGVNRLVVKRRRETYLQRENIETMVDHLKGFKTTNFHFGSQSEGSTTLGMRSDIDQLKCTENINIILNLTDWEYGVETYLMVKEGNTPPQHYWLQYVREDSPEPNGYYGQEDGVPYEDGRVFLSNRLEKKDWVRFLGNRCVISGPSVSYSEEWDYVFALKCKQLPPEVEWWLQRPRSSHWPTREMMQDARECSCFLVPDGHFQSLNEGIEWRISPNQIERILVFSFTTVQLKCYVVFKMLKKYLNEHYLGHHGKLTSFHCKTIMFFTIERISPAEWKEDRLIKCISYCLHTLLTFLKRGYCPHFILSGVNLFEGKISRCCQISLMEIVKVFLKNNLMILYDLQIDSLGQRIQTPSSDMLEPRSALFKTINNVLACDLIEHVSFKLTFCIHAIANDELNPAQFRRLFNEFAILDDDNIINILGCYERYALSLLKPHVFSLVASIVSSSFIEHNIPFKPEIYHLYERSFDTDVTSSRLKLASMLYCNADYLKAGDVLSDIELRYSVNVHAICGCKRKFDGDEPELLSENTVHDWNYNTALLKVALCVRFTRLEAFCVPTILLCEMNRAVNDDVQFRRMSEFFWMDMAVVDSRPYLFYLQYLTYGKLDLRLRQEEALSNLEKCVINRDMGTLNHPETGINLLGHCWELEGYHQKALQCYIRSVFKEPRNNAANWHIRRLTGNRLRVFVI, translated from the coding sequence ATGGACCGAGATCCAGAAAACAAAGCATTGATGTCTCTCCGACTAGCTCGAGTAATGGACGACATTGGCGTAAACCGTTTGGTAGTGAAGAGAAGGCGGGAAACCTACCTGCAGAGAGAGAATATTGAGACTATGGTGGACCATCTAAAGGGTTTTAAGACGACGAATTTCCATTTCGGCAGCCAGTCAGAAGGATCTACAACTTTAGGCATGCGTTCAGATATTGATCAACTCAAATGTACGGAAAACATCAACATCATATTAAACTTGACGGACTGGGAGTACGGGGTAGAGACTTACCTGATGGTTAAGGAGGGGAACACTCCACCACAACACTACTGGTTACAGTATGTCAGGGAAGATTCTCCAGAACCAAATGGATATTATGGACAGGAAGATGGCGTACCGTATGAGGATGGACGTGTGTTTTTGAGCAATCGGTTAGAAAAAAAAGACTGGGTAAGGTTTCTTGGAAACAGATGTGTAATTAGTGGACCTTCGGTTAGTTATTCTGAGGAATGGGATTATGTTTTCGCATTGAAGTGTAAACAGTTGCCACCGGAAGTAGAATGGTGGTTACAACGTCCAAGAAGTAGTCATTGGCCCACAAGGGAAATGATGCAGGATGCACGGGAATGCTCTTGTTTTCTTGTTCCTGATGGACATTTCCAGAGTCTGAATGAAGGGATTGAATGGCGAATATCTCCAAACCAGATCGAAAGGATTCTTGTATTTAGCTTCACCACAGTGCAGTTAAAATGCTACGTGGTCTTCAAGATgcttaagaaatatttaaacgaaCACTATTTAGGCCACCATGGCAAATTAACATCGTTCCATTGCAAGACCATCATGTTCTTTACAATCGAAAGAATATCTCCAGCGGAGTGGAAAGAAGATCGGCTCATAAAATGCATCAGTTATTGTTTGCATACACTGTTAACGTTCTTGAAGAGGGGTTATTGTCCACACTTTATCCTTTCTGGAGTCAACCTTTTTGAAGGAAAAATATCTCGCTGCTGCCAAATTTCTTTAATGGAGattgtaaaagtgtttttgaaaaataatttaatgatacTGTACGATTTGCAGATCGATAGCTTAGGACAAAGGATCCAAACCCCTTCAAGCGACATGTTGGAACCCCGATCAGCATTATTCAAGAcgataaataatgttttagcaTGCGACTTAATAGAACATGTTAGTTTTAAACTAACATTTTGTATTCATGCAATCGCAAATGATGAATTAAATCCTGCACAATTTCGACGATTATTTAATGAATTTGCTATACTTGACGATGACAACATCATTAATATATTAGGTTGCTATGAGCGTTATGCACTGTCACTATTAAAGCCGCACGTTTTCTCCTTGGTTGCATCAATTGTCTCGTCATCTTTTATAGAACATAACATTCCTTTTAAACCAGAAATATATCATCTCTATGAACGTTCTTTTGACACGGACGTAACATCCAGCCGATTGAAACTGGCGTCCATGTTATATTGCAATGCAGATTATCTTAAAGCGGGTGACGTGTTGAGTGACATTGAACTAAGATATAGCGTTAATGTACATGCTATTTGCGGCTGTAAAAGGAAATTTGATGGTGATGAACCCGAGTTATTAAGTGAAAATACAGTACACGATTGGAACTATAATACCGCATTACTTAAAGTTGCCCTATGTGTAAGGTTTACACGTTTAGAAGCATTTTGTGTACCaaccattttgttatgtgaAATGAACAGAGCAGTGAATGACGACGTTCAATTTAGACGTATGAGTGAATTTTTCTGGATGGACATGGCTGTAGTAGACTCTAGACCATACTTATTCTACCTGCAGTATCTCACATACGGGAAATTGGATCTTCGCCTCAGGCAGGAGGAGGCACTCTCGAATTTAGAAAAATGTGTTATTAACCGTGACATGGGTACATTGAATCATCCTGAGACAGGCATAAACTTGTTGGGACACTGCTGGGAATTGGAAGGATACCACCAAAAAGCACTACAATGTTACATACGTTCAGTTTTTAAAGAGCCGCGAAATAATGCGGCCAACTGGCATATCAGGAGATTGACGGGCAACCGTCTGAGAGTCTTTGTTATTTAG